The genomic DNA TTGTTTGCGGTCACGGCCAAGACGCTCAAAGCGTACTACGCCGTCAACTTTCGCGTATAAAGTGTCATCGCCACCACGACCAACGTTAACACCTGGATAAATTTTTGTACCGCGTTGACGGTAAAGAATTGAACCACCTGAAACCGTTTGACCATCTGCGCGTTTAGCACCAAGACGTTTTGACTGAGAGTCACGACCGTTCTTTGTACTACCTACACCTTTCTTAGATGCGAAAAACTGAAGATCTAATCTTAACATACGTTACACCTCCTGCACTTTTTCTATTAAACGGATATACTTTCCGTAATCAAGTTCGATCGTCTTAAGCGAAACAACCAATCCTTCCAAAAGTATCTGTGCTTTTTCTACTGTATGAACGTCTAAATCATTAGGCAATTCATACGTTAAGAATCCGCCATCACTTCCGAGTTCAATAGTTGCCTGCACATTACAAAGTTCTTCCACTGCATTTATAGAACCAAACACAACCGCTGTAGTTCCAGCACAGACAAGGTCTTGTCCATGTGGCGCATAATCGGCATGTCCAGTCATTTTAAATGATTGGATACTTCCTAATTTCGTGCGACTTATCGTAATTTTAATCATGTTAACCTGGATTAAGCGTTGATAGCTTCAACAACTAGCTTAGTGTAAGGTTGACGATGACCTTGTTTCTTACGATTGTTCTTTTTCGCTTTGTATTTGAAAACGATAATTTTCTTAGCGCGACCTTGTTTTTCAACTTTCGCAGTAACTGTTGCACCTTCTACAACTGGGCTACCAACTTTAACGTTTTCGCCACCAACGAAAAGAACTTTGTCAAAAGTAACAGTTTCACCAGCTTCAACATCTAATTTTTCAATGTAGATTGCTTGACCAGCTTCAACTTTAATTTGTTTTCCACCTGTTTCGATAATTGCGTACATACTTGCACCTCCTCTTAATTACTAAGACTCGCCAAAAACGAGGTAGACATATATGCCTTTAGGGAACCTGTCTTGTGCGGTTGTAGCATATAGCCGTTTAGGTGCTATAAACTATAACATAAAGATGTTATCATGAATCATAGACGGTTGTCAATAAATGTTCTGCTAACTATTTTTTCCGCTCTACAATTTCTGTTTTACTTCCAAAACGGACAATTGCATACTTTTCGATCATATCATCTTTGAAATAAATTTCAAATGGAATATTTTTTTGTAATTCTTTTTGCAAAAATTGTTTTTGCAAGTCTTTAGGTGCAGCGATTAATACTGCCTCATCCTCTATATTGCCATATGTAATTAGCTCTCTCTCTAACTCATACGCAATTGTCTCATATGACATCATATACCCCGTCGCTTTGCACGGTACACATTCTTCTAGTAATACGTCGCGTAAAGAATGTTTCTTACGTTTACGTGTCATCTCTAAAATCCCTAACTCTGTAAACCCAAGCACTCTTGTATATGTGCGATCATTTTGCATAGCAGCCATGAGACATTCTCTTACCATTTCTTTATCTTCTCTTCTTTTCATATTAATAAAATCAATTAATATCATACCACCGATATCACGCAGTCTTAATTGACGTGCAATCTCTTCAGCTGCCACTTCATTTGTACGAAGGACTGTATCTTGTAAATTCTGTTTTCCAGTAAACTTGCCCGTATTCACATCAATTACAGTCATCGTCTCCATTTGTTCCACAATTAAATAAGCACCATTCGGGAGCCATACAATTTTTTGAAGTGCTTTCTCGATTTCACGCTCTATTCCAAAATGGTTAAACATTGAAGATTTTTCATTATAAAAAGATACTTTTTCTTTTCCAATCTTTCCCTCTAATTCTTTTACTATACTTCTTGTATCTACAACTACTTTTTCAATTGTTTCAATCGGATTCTCTTGGAATACACGATCTAAAAAGGTGGCCGGTCGATGAAGTAATAACGGCGCCTTTCCTTGGCCCTCTTTTCTTTTTAGCTCTTCATATAACTGCTGTAACATTTGCATTTCAGCTTGTATTTCTTCAATCGCTCCTTTTTCAGAAGCAGAGCGGAAAATGTAACCCCCTGTTCCTTCTACCTCAATTTGGAGTAACTGTTGTCTTTTTTTATTATTTTTTATTTTCCGAGAAACAGCGCGCATCTCATCAAACGGCATATAAACGACATATTTCCCGGTAAATTCTATATTCGCTGTCAATTTAGGCCCTTTCGTATCAATTGCCTCTTTTACAACTTGTACGAGAATCGCTTGCCCTTCATGTATACGATAACAAGATGGTACATCATCGTATGAAAGATACGCATGTTTTTCTAAACCGATGTTTACAAATGCTGCGTTCATTCCAGCGATTGTTCTTACGATACGTCCGGCATAAATATGCCCAACAATCTCTTGCTCTTCATTACGTTTCCATAAAAACTCAACAATTTTTTTCTTCTCTTCAATTGCAACGCGCTTTTCCGATCCAGCGTAATTCACATATAACGTTTTCAAAATTATTTCCTCACTTTATAATCTTCTTTGCTTTTACAATAATAAAAGGTTAGTGCTATCGTCAACACTAACCGATTAATTCTTCAACTGATGAAGTTGTTCGTTTTTCAGTAAAATATGCATAGAGCAGTTCATTTTCATCTAATGTGTAATGTTCTTTATATTTTCCATGGACGATAATAGAGTGCTTATATCCTCTACGAAATTTTGTGAATATCTTATATAAATGATCTTCTGATTGCACTTCAATAGGTGCAATCTTTTCAATTCCTCTTTTGTTCCCATAATAACGTTCTAATAAAAAACGCATAAAGGCATACCGTCTTTGTTTCCACTCTTGATATAACGACACTGCCAAAAACATGAGTAGTACCCACATCATAATATTATTGCTATTCCAGAGTAACTGCCATCCTAATATTACACCAAAAAAAACACATGACAATTTCATCATCTTTCCATGTGCTTGTAAATAAGGAAAACGATATGATAGTATATTAAACAATACTTTCCCGCCATCTAACGGCCAAATAGGGAGTAAATTAAACGCTAAAATAATTATATTATTCCACATAAAGAAATAATATAAATCCGCGTTCAGCCAACCGGCTTCAAATAATATATAACCTACTAGCATCATCCAAACATGTTGAATCGGTCCTGCAATTACGACAACAAGTTCCTCTTTCAACGACTTATTACCATGTTCCTCAAGCTCAGCCACGCCACCAAACGGCAAAAGCTGAATTTTTTTTATACGCCAATTATAGTGCGCTGCTGCAAGAGCATGCCCAAGTTCATGAATAAGAACAATACAAAATAACAGTATTAATTCTTTAAAACGTGCAGTAAAAATACCAATGACAATGATAACCCAAAATAATGGATGCACGGAAATTTTCGTTAAGACGTCCCTATATTTAATCAAATGATATCACCTGGATCGGATCAATAAATTTTTCATTCTTTTTTATCGCGAAATAAAACTTTCCATTTTTATCATTTGTATCATTACTCACCGTTCCAATTTTTTGTTTCTTTGAAACGTAATCATATAATTTCACTGACATATCGTTTAAATTTGCATACCATGACTCCGTACCATCTGCATGTTGAATTTGAACTGTATTTCCAAGTTCCTCTTTCTTACCCGCAAAAACAACTAATCCTTCATTCACTGACTCAACTGTTGCATTTGTAGCTGTTTGGACAAATACACCTTGGCCATTTTTTTGAAACCCTTGCATTACTTTTCCAGAAGCAGGAATTGCATAATTTTTTTGCTGAATACTTCCTTCTTTTTTCTCATTCGGTGAATAAAATACAAGCGGTTTTCCAAATTGCTTTTCATACCATTTCGCTACAGTAGCAAACTGAAATTCCTCTTTCATCACTTTTTCTGTAACAGCTTTAGCACCATCGAACGAAGACGGGGCATTCTTATATAAAATAGCAACCGAAAGAACTAATATTGCTGATAATAAAACTTTGAAGAAAAAGACTTCCTTTCGAAATAAAGGGTGAATTTCCTTTTCTCCTTCTTCAATAAATACTGTTTCGCTACCAAAATTCCCTCCGGTAAAATACTGCTCTTCCTCCATCCTTTCTTGCTCGGCCTTCCTTTTCGCAATCCGCTTTTTAATTTCTTCTACGCGTCTATTCTTCATACTGTCTCCTTTCTTTCCGTAAGCTAATTTCAATAGAAACAGTTGTATACAGTTTGTACATGTGTATGAGCTAAGAAAGAAAGATATTCGTGTGAAGAAAAAAGAAAGCACTTCGCATATGTGCGAAGTGCTTTTAACGGATTCCAAAGAAGTTTTTTACCTTTGCAAATACCGATACCTTTTCTTGTTCAAATGCTTGTAATGGTACATTCTCACCCAACAAGCGTCTTGCGATATTACGATAAGCCAACGCTGCTTTTCCGCTTGGTTGCAACGCCACAGGTTCACCTGTATTTGTAGCTCGAATAACTTCATCGTCATCTTCGACAACACCAAGAAGCTCGATTGACAATGTACGTACAATTTCATCAACATCTAACATATCCTGTTCATGAAGCATATGACTACGTACACGGTTAATAACAAGTTTTGGTGGTTCAATATCCTCTTTTTCTAAAAGCCCAATAATACGATCCGCATCGCGCATTGAGGATACTTCTGGCGTCGTAACAACGATTGCTTTATCCGCACCAGCTACCGCATTTTTAAATCCCTGCTCAATCCCCGCAGGACAATCAATTAATATGTAATCATAATCTTGACGTAATACTTGTATTAATTCATCCATTTGTTCAGGTGTTACCGCTGATTTATCACTCGTTTGTGCTGCAGGTAATAAATAAAGATCATCAAAACGTTTATCTTTAATAAGAGCCTGAGGTAAACGGCAACGCCCTTCAACGACATCAACAAGATCAAATACAATACGATTTTCCAGCCCCATTACTACGTCTAAATTTCGAAGACCGATATCTGTGTCAATTAAGCACACTTTCTTTCCAGATAACGCTAGGGCCGTACCAATGTTCGCAGACGTTGTAGTTTTACCTACTCCGCCTTTTCCAGATGTAATTACTATTGCCTCTCCCACAGCTATACAATTCCCCTTTCTAACTTTGTTAAATTAGGTCTAAGATGAGTGAGAAGTTGCAGGCGATCGACAACAATGTGATTGTTCTCATTAATATACGCACATTCTGCCGCCTCCGCTCCGTCTTCTTTCTCTTCCGGAGCCCGCATTGCCACATCACTAATTCGAAGTTGCATCGGGTTCATAACAGATGCAGCGATTACAGCATCCGAATCCCCATAATACCCAGCATGTGCAATTCCTCTTAATGATCCTACAACAAAAATATTCCCCCCAGCGATAACCGTTCCGCCTGGATTAACATCTCCAATTAACAACAAATTTCCTTTTACATGTAAAACTTGTCCAGAGCGAACAATTTTGGAAATAGGGACAATTTCTGTTTCTTCTTTCCAAGCTATTGCTTCTGCTTTAGTGATAACATCACTTTTAATTGAATCCACAACAAGATTCTTTTTATTACGAATTAACGTACGAATCTCTTCTTGTTGGACTTCTGTTAAATAACGATTTCCTACTTTCACATGCACTTCAATTAAAGAGCGTCCATCACCATCGTAGTAATGTGTAGAAAGTTTTTCGTCTAATTCTATCAACAATTCAGAGAATGAACAACAATCATCTAAATGAAGCGTTATCCCATCTTTTGTCCCTTTTATCGTTACATTTTGTTGCTTTTTTTCTTCCACTAAAGTTCACCCCACCGATTCAATTCGACATAAAATTAGAAAATCCTTTTTTCTTTTTCTTCCATCGCTTTTGAAAGACGCAATATATATCGTCTCAGTGGGAAACAAACTATCAACAAGAAAATAGCATTTAACAATAAAGTAGCAAGGAGACGATCTGTGAAAAAGACATACGCTGGCATATGAGTACGTCCCAACAAAGTTAAAAATCCATACACATAATACTCTAGTGCTACAACGCTAGCTAATATGATGGAAACAACAATAAATAAATTCAATTGCAGTACTTTCATCACACTATAAACTAAATAAGCTAAAATCGGATAAGCAAAAATATATATACCGACAAGTTCTGTGTATACGGTATCAAATAAGAAACCAAATAATAGTCCGTAATAAATCCCTTGGACCGGACTATAATACACTGTAATAAAACATAAGACGATTATAAAGAAATGCGGTGCTGCTATACTCTCTTTCCAAAACACATTTGTTGGAACAATGGTAGCAAACATATTTTCAAATAGAAACACAAAAAGGAGCAAAAGAGGAAGAGCTGCTCTTTTTAAAATCTTCATCATCTCTTCTCTCCCTCCTATTCTAATGGCGCTGAAGGCTTTTTACGTTTAGCAACCATAATATGCTCTACGTCATTTAAATCAGCGGCAGGTTTTACATAAGCTGTTTTTGTTAAGCCGTATGCATCTGGTTGTACATCAACGATTTTCCCAATTACAAGACCTTTCGGGAAAATATCACCTAGTCCAGATGTTACAACCATTTGATCTTTTTCTACTTTTGCATCAGAACCAATCTTTGTGAAAAGAAGTAAGTGTTTTTCTTTGTCGTAACCTTCAATTAAACCAAAGATATTTTCTTGCCCTTGTACAATAGCAGATACACGATTTGTTCGGCTCATAGAGCTTAATAACTCTACTGATGATGTAAACTGAGATACACTTTTCACACGTCCAACTAAACCTTGTGAAGTCATAACAGCCATATCTTTTTTAATTCCTTGCTGTGCCCCTTTATCAATTCCAATTAAATCGTACCATTTATCTGAACTACGAGAAACAACAGTAGCTGGAATCTCAGTATAATCGCTCAGCAACTCCTTTTTTCCAGTTAACTCTTGTAACTTCTTGTTATCATCTTCTAATTGTTTTACTTTCCCTGATAGACCTGCATAATTATCTAATTTTGCTTTTAATTCTTTATTCTCTTCATACGTGCGCTTTACATCCTCTACATTTTCGAAGAATCCAGCTACGTATTTCGCTGGCTTTTGGAATACACGTTCTACAACACCGACAGTGTCTTTAACAAACTGCTCTGGCCATGTTAAACTGTTCCGTTCTTTCAATGAGATTCCAATCAATGCCACGAGAAGAATAATACTAACTAACAAAACAATTAATCTTTTGTTTAAGAAAAACTGTGGCACGTTCACACCCTCTTAATTTCACTGATTTTTATTTTGCAATATTATCGAGCAGCAGTTTTGAAAAGATCGATATTGTCTAATGCTTTACCTGTTCCAATTGCTACGCAATCTAATGGGTCTTCTGCAACAAGAACTGGCATTTTTGTTTCTTCACTAATTACTTTATCTAAATTACGTAGTAATGCCCCGCCACCTGTTAATACAATACCGCGGTCCATAATATCAGCTGCTAATTCAGGTGGAGTTTTTTCTAGTGTATTTTTAACTGATTCTACAATCGCATCTACTGTATCTTTTAATGCATCTGCAATTTCTTCTGGCTGAATTAGTACTGTTTTTGGTAAACCACTTACTAAATCACGACCGCGAATTTCCATAGGCTCGATACCTTCTGGCTCGCCTGCAGAACCGATTTCTAATTTTAATGCTTCAGCTGTTCTTTCACCGATCATTAAGTTATAGCT from Bacillus cereus G9842 includes the following:
- the rpmA gene encoding 50S ribosomal protein L27, with protein sequence MLRLDLQFFASKKGVGSTKNGRDSQSKRLGAKRADGQTVSGGSILYRQRGTKIYPGVNVGRGGDDTLYAKVDGVVRFERLGRDRKQVSVYPVAQEA
- a CDS encoding ribosomal-processing cysteine protease Prp yields the protein MIKITISRTKLGSIQSFKMTGHADYAPHGQDLVCAGTTAVVFGSINAVEELCNVQATIELGSDGGFLTYELPNDLDVHTVEKAQILLEGLVVSLKTIELDYGKYIRLIEKVQEV
- the rplU gene encoding 50S ribosomal protein L21, with the translated sequence MYAIIETGGKQIKVEAGQAIYIEKLDVEAGETVTFDKVLFVGGENVKVGSPVVEGATVTAKVEKQGRAKKIIVFKYKAKKNNRKKQGHRQPYTKLVVEAINA
- a CDS encoding Rne/Rng family ribonuclease: MKTLYVNYAGSEKRVAIEEKKKIVEFLWKRNEEQEIVGHIYAGRIVRTIAGMNAAFVNIGLEKHAYLSYDDVPSCYRIHEGQAILVQVVKEAIDTKGPKLTANIEFTGKYVVYMPFDEMRAVSRKIKNNKKRQQLLQIEVEGTGGYIFRSASEKGAIEEIQAEMQMLQQLYEELKRKEGQGKAPLLLHRPATFLDRVFQENPIETIEKVVVDTRSIVKELEGKIGKEKVSFYNEKSSMFNHFGIEREIEKALQKIVWLPNGAYLIVEQMETMTVIDVNTGKFTGKQNLQDTVLRTNEVAAEEIARQLRLRDIGGMILIDFINMKRREDKEMVRECLMAAMQNDRTYTRVLGFTELGILEMTRKRKKHSLRDVLLEECVPCKATGYMMSYETIAYELERELITYGNIEDEAVLIAAPKDLQKQFLQKELQKNIPFEIYFKDDMIEKYAIVRFGSKTEIVERKK
- a CDS encoding M50 family metallopeptidase gives rise to the protein MIKYRDVLTKISVHPLFWVIIVIGIFTARFKELILLFCIVLIHELGHALAAAHYNWRIKKIQLLPFGGVAELEEHGNKSLKEELVVVIAGPIQHVWMMLVGYILFEAGWLNADLYYFFMWNNIIILAFNLLPIWPLDGGKVLFNILSYRFPYLQAHGKMMKLSCVFFGVILGWQLLWNSNNIMMWVLLMFLAVSLYQEWKQRRYAFMRFLLERYYGNKRGIEKIAPIEVQSEDHLYKIFTKFRRGYKHSIIVHGKYKEHYTLDENELLYAYFTEKRTTSSVEELIG
- the spoIVFA gene encoding stage IV sporulation protein SpoIVFA, coding for MKNRRVEEIKKRIAKRKAEQERMEEEQYFTGGNFGSETVFIEEGEKEIHPLFRKEVFFFKVLLSAILVLSVAILYKNAPSSFDGAKAVTEKVMKEEFQFATVAKWYEKQFGKPLVFYSPNEKKEGSIQQKNYAIPASGKVMQGFQKNGQGVFVQTATNATVESVNEGLVVFAGKKEELGNTVQIQHADGTESWYANLNDMSVKLYDYVSKKQKIGTVSNDTNDKNGKFYFAIKKNEKFIDPIQVISFD
- the minD gene encoding septum site-determining protein MinD, with the protein product MGEAIVITSGKGGVGKTTTSANIGTALALSGKKVCLIDTDIGLRNLDVVMGLENRIVFDLVDVVEGRCRLPQALIKDKRFDDLYLLPAAQTSDKSAVTPEQMDELIQVLRQDYDYILIDCPAGIEQGFKNAVAGADKAIVVTTPEVSSMRDADRIIGLLEKEDIEPPKLVINRVRSHMLHEQDMLDVDEIVRTLSIELLGVVEDDDEVIRATNTGEPVALQPSGKAALAYRNIARRLLGENVPLQAFEQEKVSVFAKVKNFFGIR
- the minC gene encoding septum site-determining protein MinC produces the protein MEEKKQQNVTIKGTKDGITLHLDDCCSFSELLIELDEKLSTHYYDGDGRSLIEVHVKVGNRYLTEVQQEEIRTLIRNKKNLVVDSIKSDVITKAEAIAWKEETEIVPISKIVRSGQVLHVKGNLLLIGDVNPGGTVIAGGNIFVVGSLRGIAHAGYYGDSDAVIAASVMNPMQLRISDVAMRAPEEKEDGAEAAECAYINENNHIVVDRLQLLTHLRPNLTKLERGIV
- the mreD gene encoding rod shape-determining protein MreD, which gives rise to MMKILKRAALPLLLLFVFLFENMFATIVPTNVFWKESIAAPHFFIIVLCFITVYYSPVQGIYYGLLFGFLFDTVYTELVGIYIFAYPILAYLVYSVMKVLQLNLFIVVSIILASVVALEYYVYGFLTLLGRTHMPAYVFFTDRLLATLLLNAIFLLIVCFPLRRYILRLSKAMEEKEKRIF
- the mreC gene encoding rod shape-determining protein MreC, coding for MPQFFLNKRLIVLLVSIILLVALIGISLKERNSLTWPEQFVKDTVGVVERVFQKPAKYVAGFFENVEDVKRTYEENKELKAKLDNYAGLSGKVKQLEDDNKKLQELTGKKELLSDYTEIPATVVSRSSDKWYDLIGIDKGAQQGIKKDMAVMTSQGLVGRVKSVSQFTSSVELLSSMSRTNRVSAIVQGQENIFGLIEGYDKEKHLLLFTKIGSDAKVEKDQMVVTSGLGDIFPKGLVIGKIVDVQPDAYGLTKTAYVKPAADLNDVEHIMVAKRKKPSAPLE